From the genome of Etheostoma spectabile isolate EspeVRDwgs_2016 chromosome 10, UIUC_Espe_1.0, whole genome shotgun sequence, one region includes:
- the gria2b gene encoding glutamate receptor 2b isoform X5, which produces MEKIVNLPVSVLLVLWGCVHGGSPSVQIGGLFPRGADQEYSAFRIGMVQFGTSEFRLTPHIDNLEVANSFAVTNCFCSQFSRGVYAIFGFYDKKSVNTITSFCGTLHVSFITPSFPLDGNQQFIIQMRPDIKGPLLSLIEYYKWDKFAYLYDSDRGLTTLQVVLDTAAERKWQVTAINVGNLKDEKKDEAYRSLFQDLENKKERRVILDCEQDKVKDIMEQVITIGRHVKGYHYIIANLGFIDGDLSKIQYGGANVSGFQIVDFEDPLVSKFDQRWEALEEKEYPGADSKIRYTSALTYDAVQVMTEAFRYLHKQQIEFTRRANNGDCLANPAVPWAQGVEIERALKQVRVEGLTGNIQFDQHGKRVNYSVNIMELKTNGPVKIGYWNEVDRMAVTKSDVFANDTTGMENKTVIVTTILEAPYVMQKKNADLFVDNERYEGYCVDLAAEIAKHCGFKYQLKIVSDGKYGARDAETKIWNGMVGELVYGKADIAVAPLTITLVREEVIDFSKPFMSLGISIMIKKPQKSKPGVFSFLDPLAYEIWMCIVFAYIGVSVVLFLVSRFSPYEWHTEEYEDGQFQTNESTNEFGIFNSLWFSLGAFMRQGCDISPRSLSGRIVGGVWWFFTLIIISSYTANLAAFLTVERMVSPIESAEDLAKQTEIAYGTLDSGSTKEFFRRSKIALFDKMWTYMRSAEPSVFVKTTAEGVVRVRKSKGKYAYLLESTMNEYIEQRKPCDTMKVGGNLDSKGYGIATPKGSSLRNAVNLAVLKLNEQGLLDKLKNKWWYDKGECGSGGGDSKNASKPCGIETQ; this is translated from the exons TCTGTTCACAGTTCTCAAGAGGAGTGTACGCCATTTTCGGATTCTACGACAAAAAGTCTGTCAACACCATCACGTCATTTTGTGGGACGCTCCATGTCTCCTTCATTACGCCCAGCTTCCCTCTGGATGGGAATCAGCAGTTTATCATCCAGATGAGACCTGATATCAAGGGGCCCCTCCTCAGCCTTATCGAGTACTACAAGTGGGACAAGTTTGCCTACCTGTACGACAGTGATCGAG GGCTTACGACGCTGCAGGTTGTTTTGGACACAGCCGCAGAGAGGAAGTGGCAAGTGACAGCCATCAATGTGGGAAACCTGAAAGACGAGAAAAAGGACGAGGCCTACCGCTCCCTGTTCCAAGATTTGGAGaacaagaaagaaaggaggGTGATCCTGGACTGTGAACAGGACAAAGTGAAAGACATCATGGAGCAG GTCATCACAATTGGCAGACATGTTAAAGGCTACCACTACATAATAGCCAATCTG GGTTTCATTGATGGGGATCTGTCGAAAATTCAGTATGGCGGTGCAAATGTGTCAGGATTTCAGATTGTTGATTTCGAAGATCCTTTGGTGTCCAAGTTTGACCAGAGATGGGAGGCTCTAGAAGAAAAGGAGTATCCTGGTGCCGACAGTAAAATAAGG TACACATCAGCATTGACCTACGACGCGGTGCAGGTGATGACTGAGGCCTTTCGCTACCTGCACAAACAGCAAATTGAATTCACCAGGAGGGCCAACAATGGTGACTGCCTGGCCAATCCTGCTGTTCCCTGGGCCCAGGGAGTTGAAATCGAGCGAGCACTGAAACAG GTGCGTGTGGAAGGCCTGACAGGAAACATCCAGTTTGATCAACATGGCAAAAGAGTCAACTACTCAGTGAACATAATGGAATTAAAGACTAATGGCCCTGTAAAG ATTGGATACTGGAATGAAGTTGATAGAATGGCTGTCACTAAATCTGATGTCTTTGCAAATGACACAACAggaatggaaaacaaaacagttatTGTCACCACCATCTTG GAAGCTCCATATGTGATGCAGAAAAAGAACGCTGACCTTTTTGTGGACAATGAGCGCTACGAGGGTTACTGTGTAGATCTAGCTGCGGAGATAGCGAAGCACTGCGGCTTCAAATACCAACTGAAAATAGTGTCGGATGGGAAATATGGCGCCAGAGATGCAGAGACCAAAATCTGGAACGGGATGGTTGGAGAGTTAGTTTATGGG AAAGCAGACATTGCAGTGGCTCCTCTGACCATCACTCTGGTACGAGAAGAGGTGATTGACTTCTCCAAACCATTCATGTCTCTGGGAATCTCCATCATGATAAAGAAGCCTCAGAAATCCAAACCAGGAGTCTTTTCTTTCTTGGACCCGCTGGCCTACGAGATCTggatgtgtattgtttttgccTACATCGGTGTCAGCGTAGTGCTGTTCCTCGTCAGCCGCTTCAGCCCGTATGAGTGGCACACTGAAGAGTATGAGGACGGGCAGTTCCAGACCAATGAGTCAACAAACGAGTTTGGCATATTTAACAGCCTGTGGTTCTCCCTCGGAGCGTTCATGCGCCAAGGCTGTGACATATCACCTAG ATCTCTGTCTGGGCGCATTGTTGGTGGCGTTTGGTGGTTCTTCACTTTAATCATCATCTCCTCCTACACCGCTAACCTGGCTGCTTTCCTAACCGTTGAGAGGATGGTTTCTCCCATTGAAAGTGCAGAGGACCTGGCCAAACAGACTGAAATAGCTTATGGGACTCTGGACTCTGGCTCTACTAAAGAGTTTTTTAGG CGCTCAAAAATTGCCCTCTTTGACAAAATGTGGACATACATGCGCAGTGCGGAGCCCTCTGTGTTTGTGAAAACCACAGCTGAGGGGGTAGTGAGGGTCCGCAAGTCCAAGGGCAAGTATGCCTACCTGCTGGAGTCCACCATGAATGAGTACATCGAGCAGCGAAAACCCTGCGACACCATGAAGGTGGGAGGCAACCTGGACTCCAAAGGCTACGGGATCGCCACGCCGAAAGGATCCTCATTAAG AAATGCGGTTAACCTCGCAGTACTAAAACTGAATGAGCAAGGCCTGTTGGacaaattgaaaaacaaatggtggTACGACAAAGGAGAGTGCGGCAGCGGGGGAGGTGATTCCAAG AACGCCAGTAAACCTTGCGGTATTGAAACTCAGTGA